Proteins encoded together in one Bombyx mori chromosome 24, ASM3026992v2 window:
- the LOC101746552 gene encoding uncharacterized protein LOC101746552 produces the protein MWLRFCLIASITTASTQQINNFQTPSQDAAKVEWGWEMSTVAEDSSTAGHYYVKLPQAEQRVRYTADDTGYHGAAALNASDDHHSHTANFALGQTAIDLNKLDYGGPTTTIQPANLVSSNTQPIDIFLIQQQFTSPSAQENNLQISSPSNIQYSAPYITPFYQIQTQRPNVNQKNASKNPNEEDLIQEKTDETIVTPLPILQVFKNHKCSTENPNTDVASETVDDSLNSSKDLIADITSYEIHKINNFGLRDEAKRPLTYRGAVHFKVETPRPNARNERFYYTTDYAPIISESNKVNITQEGIKKLVASTQDLISNEDLLKINHAAEKHVNDLSEDIIKPKPRFHAQTKSRNLKIENRPTEITVRAKIENILRDIENTSDKSKSNIIETNSNDYKFASPIVVPDNTYADFKEQIVNNLVSTMVPYIADGYQIVDVKSGYNNTSDIDISHDTDENVVDVTPRPIGQNYLAPITVALRLLNANQSVTLNAVDDHEASDSEQISETVQSPKRERTIVEVQESLPVEITHINDVEVHEYLEEGKSNDKEHLELAKSLYNTYIDALRSSKRIQDNSNKMLYQYGTMNSYESSDSTEKQDYDSKENLEQSENMQSEVQVRPDEDNDRSESIDYYNNYENQKIIQPIIVEKEVPVTKFVDRYIETRVPYPEAVPVPVDRPVPVAVPYEKIVEKPVEVTRYVDKPYPVEVPRPYPVQVKVPYPVEQKVYVDRPVHVPYSVEKVIEKQILHPVPIPTPVGIPYAIQIPVEHKILYPITVEKPVPIPVEVEKPVPVEKVVHKEIPVPYPVEKRVPYPVPYETKVAIPVPIEHRVPVEKIVEKPVTVTKYVEKPVHIEVPRPVAIPVHIPQPYPVDRIVEKKVPYPVPVDRIVEKKIPVKVPYAVEKYVEKIVEKPVVLTKYVDKPYPVEKRVPYPVEKIVEKRVPYAVQVPYEVRVPYPVEKPVHIPAYRYYSDEEARHIIHYQKPDQRNTQTQLSQAQAYARYLQSLSDKYRNNRNVQSTLWGNQYASSYQYFNKTDKQSGLKNAQNVANYIKYLQHTQSKSLNHNGLNRNRSDFVGYQLRGAVLRAPKTLKIEYGGFKPPLVPSTEVDLDGIPVNKRDD, from the exons ATG TGGCTTCGATTCTGTCTCATCGCATCGATCACAACGGCAAGCACACAACAAATAAACAAT TTTCAGACGCCTTCACAAGATGCCGCTAAAGTCGAATGGGGTTGGGAAATGTCAACAGTCGCCGAGGACTCCTCTACTGCGGGACATTACTACGTAAAACTGCCTCAG GCAGAACAACGGGTTCGGTATACGGCAGACGACACCGGCTATCACGGCGCCGCGGCGTTGAACGCGAGCGACGACCACCACTCGCACACAGCCAACTTCGCCTTAGGGCAGACCGCTATAGATCTCAATAAACTG GATTATGGAGGGCCAACCACCACGATACAGCCAGCTAATCTAGTCTCGTCTAATACTCAGCCAATCGATATATTTCTCATCCAACAACAGTTCACATCTCCTTCCGCTcaagaaaataatttacagaTATCGTCACCATCCAATATTCAATACTCCGCACCGTATATAACGCCATTTTACCAAATACAAACACAGCGTCCAAATGTCAATCAAAAGAACGCATCCAAAAATCCCAATGAAGAAGACTTAATTCAGGAAAAAACTGATGAAACTATTGTTACTCCCTTACCCATTCTCCAAGTGTTCAAAAACCATAAATGCAGTACCGAAAACCCTAATACTGATGTGGCTTCAGAGACAGTAGATGATAGCCTAAATAGTTCCAAAGATTTAATCGCGGATATTACATCCTATGAAATTCACAAGATCAACAACTTTGGTCTGAGGGACGAAGCTAAAAGACCACTTACGTACAGAGGGGCTGTGCATTTCAAAGTTGAAACACCCAGACCTAACGCTAGAAACGAAAGGTTTTATTATACAACTGATTATGCGCCGATTATATCTGAATCAAATAAGGTTAATATTACACAAGAAGGGATCAAAAAATTAGTGGCTTCCACACAGGACCTAATTAGCAACGAAGATCTTTTAAAAATCAACCACGCCGCAGAGAAACACGTAAATGATCTTTCCGAAGACATCATCAAACCTAAACCTAGATTTCATGCACAGACTAAATCTAGAAAtcttaaaattgagaatagaccaACCGAAATCACTGTGAGAGCTAAAATAGAAAACATATTACGCGATATCGAAAACACGAGTGATAAATCTAAATCGAATATCATAGAAACAAATTCTAATGATTATAAATTTGCATCTCCTATCGTTGTTCCTGACAATACATACGCTGATTTCAAAGAGCAAATCGTGAATAACCTTGTTTCTACAATGGTACCGTACATCGCAGATGGCTATCAGATCGTTGATGTAAAAAGCGGATACAACAATACCAGTGACATTGATATTAGTCATGACACTGACGAGAATGTAGTAGATGTAACACCAAGACCGATTGGCCAGAACTATCTAGCACCAATCACCGTAGCTTTAAGACTGCTCAATGCAAACCAATCGGTGACACTTAACGCGGTGGATGATCACGAAGCTTCTGACAGCGAACAAATTAGTGAGACGGTCCAAAGTCCGAAACGTGAAAGAACCATTGTCGAAGTTCAAGAATCGTTACCGGTTGAAATAACGCACATAAATGACGTTGAGGTGCACGAGTACTTAGAGGAAGGTAAAAGCAACGATAAAGAACATTTAGAATTAGCTAAATCGCTCTACAACACGTATATTGACGCCTTACGATCGTCGAAGAGAATCCAAGATAATTCCAATAAGATGCTATATCAATATGGTACTATGAATAGTTATGAAAGTTCAGACAGTACAGAGAAGCAGGATTACGATTCCAAAGAGAATCTGGAACAAAGTGAAAATATGCAATCCGAGGTGCAAGTCAGACCGGACGAGGATAATGATAGAAGCGAGTCGATCGATTACTACAATAATTATGAGaatcaaaaaataatacaacCAATTATTGTCGAAAAAGAGGTACCTGTAACTAAATTCGTTGATAGGTATATTGAAACACGAGTTCCATACCCGGAGGCCGTGCCGGTACCGGTTGATAGGCCAGTCCCAGTGGCGGTACCCTATGAAAAAATCGTAGAAAAACCTGTCGAGGTCACGAGGTACGTCGACAAACCGTACCCGGTTGAGGTACCGAGGCCTTACCCGGTCCAAGTCAAAGTACCGTATCCGGTCGAACAAAAGGTATACGTCGACAGACCTGTACACGTGCCATATTCGGTGGAAAAGGTAATTGAGAAACAAATCCTCCACCCGGTTCCCATACCGACTCCTGTAGGAATACCTTACGCAATTCAAATACCCGtagaacacaaaatattataCCCGATAACCGTCGAGAAACCAGTTCCAATACCTGTGGAAGTCGAAAAACCGGTACCGGTTGAAAAGGTTGTACACAAAGAGATACCAGTTCCGTACCCGGTTGAAAAACGCGTACCTTATCCGGTTCCGTATGAAACAAAAGTAGCTATACCTGTACCTATAGAGCATAGGGTGCCTGTAGAAAAAATTGTAGAAAAGCCTGTTACTGTAACTAAATACGTAGAGAAACCTGTACATATCGAAGTACCACGGCCGGTAGCTATACCGGTTCATATTCCACAACCATACCCGGTTGATAGAATTGTTGAAAAGAAAGTACCATACCCGGTTCCGGTGGATAGAATCGTGGAAAAGAAAATTCCAGTCAAAGTTCCGTATGCGGTCGAAAAGTATGTCGAGAAAATTGTCGAAAAACCGGTCGTGTTGACGAAGTACGTTGACAAACCTTATCCCGTGGAAAAGCGGGTTCCTTACCCGGTTGAGAAGATAGTAGAGAAACGGGTACCCTACGCTGTGCAAGTACCGTACGAGGTCAGAGTACCGTACCCGGTCGAAAAACCTGTTCACATACCCGCGTACCGCTACTACTCGGATGAGGAAGCGAGACACATTATCCACTACCAGAAGCCGGATCAACGTAATACACAAACGCAGTTATCACAAGCCCAAGCGTACGCGCGATATTTACAAAGTTTGAGTGATAAATACAGAAATAACCGAAACGTGCAATCAACTCTCTGGGGTAATCAATACGCATCTTCGTaccaatattttaataaaaccgaCAAACAGAGCGGTTTGAAAAATGCGCAAAACGTAGCTAACTATATCAAGTA